A genomic region of Halostagnicola larsenii XH-48 contains the following coding sequences:
- a CDS encoding Rieske (2Fe-2S) protein, whose amino-acid sequence MVDTDNFTKVAEVDDIPEGEGEGFEINGIEIAVFNTGDEYYAISNRCSHQRAPLCKAGDRKINAEDTWTEERGGVDTEACTVSCPWHLWEWDLETGEHEASGQHIGTFDCTVDGDDILVRI is encoded by the coding sequence ATGGTTGACACCGACAATTTCACGAAGGTTGCAGAGGTCGACGATATCCCCGAAGGTGAAGGCGAGGGTTTCGAAATCAACGGAATCGAGATTGCCGTCTTCAACACCGGCGACGAGTACTACGCGATCAGTAACCGATGTTCCCATCAACGCGCACCGCTGTGTAAGGCGGGTGATCGGAAGATCAACGCCGAGGATACGTGGACCGAAGAACGCGGCGGGGTCGATACTGAGGCCTGTACGGTCTCGTGCCCGTGGCACCTTTGGGAATGGGACCTCGAGACGGGTGAACACGAAGCATCCGGACAGCACATCGGTACGTTCGATTGTACGGTCGACGGCGACGATATCCTCGTACGTATCTGA
- a CDS encoding ABC transporter permease, whose protein sequence is MSTERDTPSEGIDWRSETTDIEMSRRDQLRELYEQKIYAPAVVAWSDRRTRLGIFILSVYVFMAIVEVFDLYRDPSPNQAERFIRPFENLQYPLGTTQSGIDLLALIIESTPFILLMVLTGGVWATTLAVAVGTISGYKGGTVDTVITSISDFFMAIPGLPLVIVLAIALSPENPILLGIVLTINYWAGLGRSIRSQVLSIRQQDYIEASRTMGTGTGRIIRKDILPNIMPYVMVNFVLAARYTIFAAVGLYFIGVLQYSGQNWGVILNNAYHQGGLFTMQAFHWLLVPIVAIVGLAFGLILVSQGMDRIFNPRVRTRMTGESETVTEDETSTTEML, encoded by the coding sequence ATGAGTACTGAACGTGATACCCCGTCCGAGGGAATCGATTGGCGGTCGGAGACGACAGACATCGAGATGAGCCGCCGCGATCAGCTAAGGGAGCTATACGAGCAGAAAATCTACGCGCCCGCGGTCGTCGCGTGGTCGGACAGACGGACTCGTCTCGGGATCTTCATCCTGAGCGTGTACGTTTTCATGGCGATAGTGGAGGTGTTCGATCTCTACCGCGATCCGAGCCCGAACCAAGCCGAACGCTTCATCAGACCGTTCGAGAACCTGCAGTACCCGTTGGGAACGACTCAGTCGGGAATCGACCTACTGGCGCTGATCATCGAATCGACGCCGTTTATCCTCCTCATGGTGCTTACCGGCGGCGTGTGGGCGACCACGCTTGCGGTCGCAGTCGGAACCATTTCGGGGTACAAGGGCGGCACGGTAGACACCGTCATCACGTCGATATCAGACTTCTTCATGGCGATTCCAGGTCTTCCGCTCGTCATCGTCCTCGCGATAGCGCTCAGTCCGGAGAACCCGATCCTCCTCGGAATCGTTCTGACTATCAACTACTGGGCCGGATTGGGTCGCTCGATCCGCTCGCAGGTACTTTCGATCCGACAACAAGACTACATCGAGGCGTCTCGAACGATGGGAACGGGAACGGGCCGGATTATTCGCAAGGACATCCTCCCGAACATTATGCCGTACGTGATGGTCAACTTCGTGCTCGCCGCACGGTATACGATCTTCGCAGCCGTCGGGCTGTACTTCATCGGTGTTCTCCAGTATAGCGGGCAAAACTGGGGCGTCATATTGAATAACGCGTACCATCAGGGCGGGCTGTTCACCATGCAGGCGTTCCACTGGCTTCTCGTCCCGATCGTCGCCATCGTCGGTCTGGCGTTCGGGCTCATCCTGGTGAGCCAAGGGATGGACCGGATTTTCAACCCGCGGGTGAGGACTCGTATGACCGGTGAATCGGAAACCGTAACAGAAGACGAAACATCGACAACGGAGATGCTATAA
- a CDS encoding formate/nitrite transporter family protein, which yields MSRSTVSTLANPVTERDHTRGPDDAPLTLVEYGDFDCPSCEEMYHALTQIQDRLGDQLQFVFRHFPLTEAHPHALRAAEAAEAAAAQGKFWEMHDTLYEHQDALEQENLREYAAEIGLDTERFARELDAGVHQERIEKDVASGAQSGVDGTPTFFINGRRYDGPVEHDALLEAIAQAGDLTAIQASIRHRDKALRETIDRSRSGAPAAGEAIRDMFSADEIFQRLVATADEEFRRSNRLLFMSGLAAGLAVTLTFLARSAVTAAVPLDAASLIGNLFYPVGFVLIVMGRYQLFTENTLTPVTLVLTRIASIRNLLRLWGVVIIANVLGAALGAYVLASTGVFTPEAAAVASGFGEHAFETGWWDLFFKGVFAGNIVAAMVWLIHASQETTTRFLIIVFLMFLIPSTDLFHCITGACEVLYFVFQGNESLLTAFADFFVPVTLGNIVGGVFLVALLNYSQTAERQFPNRDPSELKLTWAEWLYSRRSGRPYVTSLSSERTDEQTEDDY from the coding sequence ATGAGCCGATCGACAGTCTCGACCCTCGCAAACCCGGTCACGGAACGTGACCACACCCGCGGCCCCGACGATGCCCCACTTACGCTTGTGGAATACGGTGATTTCGACTGTCCATCCTGCGAAGAGATGTATCACGCACTCACACAGATACAGGACCGCCTTGGCGACCAGCTTCAATTTGTTTTCCGACATTTTCCACTCACAGAAGCTCACCCGCACGCGCTGCGCGCTGCAGAAGCTGCTGAGGCGGCAGCCGCTCAGGGGAAATTCTGGGAGATGCACGATACGCTCTATGAGCATCAGGACGCACTCGAGCAGGAGAATCTCCGTGAATATGCCGCTGAGATAGGGCTCGATACGGAACGGTTCGCCCGCGAGCTAGACGCAGGTGTTCACCAAGAGCGTATCGAGAAAGACGTTGCAAGTGGCGCACAAAGCGGCGTTGACGGCACACCGACATTCTTTATCAACGGCCGACGGTACGACGGACCCGTCGAACACGATGCGCTGCTCGAAGCGATCGCTCAGGCAGGCGATCTTACTGCCATCCAGGCGTCGATTCGGCACCGTGATAAAGCGCTTCGTGAAACGATCGATCGGTCGCGAAGCGGAGCACCGGCGGCGGGCGAAGCCATCCGCGATATGTTCTCGGCGGATGAAATCTTCCAGCGGCTCGTCGCCACCGCTGACGAAGAGTTCCGTCGGAGCAATCGTCTCCTCTTCATGAGCGGTTTAGCGGCTGGTCTCGCAGTCACGCTTACGTTTCTCGCACGGTCTGCGGTTACTGCGGCCGTACCGCTCGATGCAGCGTCGTTGATTGGAAATCTCTTCTATCCGGTTGGCTTTGTTCTCATTGTGATGGGAAGATATCAACTGTTCACTGAGAACACGCTCACACCCGTCACACTCGTCTTAACCCGCATTGCAAGTATACGGAACCTGCTTCGACTTTGGGGAGTGGTCATTATCGCGAACGTTCTCGGTGCAGCCCTCGGCGCGTACGTTCTTGCGTCAACTGGTGTATTTACACCCGAAGCTGCTGCGGTCGCGAGCGGTTTTGGTGAACACGCCTTCGAAACCGGCTGGTGGGACCTGTTTTTTAAAGGCGTGTTCGCAGGGAACATCGTTGCAGCGATGGTTTGGTTAATACATGCGAGTCAAGAAACGACGACGCGGTTTCTTATCATCGTTTTTCTCATGTTCCTTATCCCCTCGACAGATCTATTCCACTGCATTACTGGCGCGTGTGAGGTTCTCTACTTCGTATTTCAGGGAAATGAAAGTCTCCTGACTGCATTTGCGGATTTCTTCGTCCCGGTAACGCTTGGGAATATCGTCGGCGGCGTCTTTTTAGTGGCACTGCTCAATTATAGTCAGACAGCCGAGCGACAGTTCCCCAATCGAGATCCGAGTGAACTCAAGCTCACCTGGGCAGAATGGCTGTACAGTCGTCGTTCAGGTCGTCCCTATGTGACCTCGCTCAGCTCTGAGCGCACTGATGAACAAACTGAGGACGACTATTGA
- a CDS encoding YjiH family protein codes for MSGSQSWENDDHISGESVTPEQKSIDDVTLAEMNPRPILKFIIAFATGTFVFLIPIQWEGQTTIPLDVMMTLIQNTSMLAVDLFALGLITAGGVLTSISQLHYRGTVTVSERMENLLQLDYWETSNVFWVFRGVAIFFAVAILLDIGPEWMLVDPIVNTAWGALVVTVALVIPIGSIFVNLLAELGGLQFIGTLAQPIMRPAFNLPGRSALDGAASWLGSFSIGYYLTRNVFDRGGYNKREVFVICTCFATANVGTVGAVAALLGLLHLFPVIILLYLIATLLVAAILVRIPPLSMVPNEYIAEPDPEPEFTGTIGEYVRFAFNNGVKTAKEGESILRTSVVGFVDGLKLAGMVVGSVLTMSMVVLLVEEYTAFFEYIAMPFVPLMSILAIPDPQTATIGVILGGAEFFIGASFVVEASVTTQVFVVIVTGAQAIFFSAPAPMMVDMFDDVPMRFRDLFLLLILRTVLLVPIAAALTHGATAIGLI; via the coding sequence ATGTCTGGCAGCCAGAGTTGGGAGAATGACGATCATATCTCTGGGGAATCAGTTACTCCTGAACAAAAATCGATCGACGATGTAACCCTGGCCGAAATGAATCCCCGGCCGATACTGAAATTCATCATCGCGTTCGCAACTGGTACGTTCGTTTTCCTCATTCCGATTCAGTGGGAGGGGCAGACGACGATTCCGCTCGACGTCATGATGACGCTCATTCAGAATACGTCGATGCTCGCCGTTGACCTGTTTGCGCTCGGATTGATCACGGCAGGTGGAGTTCTAACGTCGATCTCACAGCTTCACTATCGTGGAACAGTCACCGTCAGTGAACGGATGGAGAACCTACTCCAGTTAGATTACTGGGAGACATCGAACGTGTTCTGGGTGTTCCGAGGCGTTGCCATCTTTTTCGCGGTGGCGATCCTCCTCGACATCGGCCCGGAGTGGATGCTCGTTGATCCGATAGTCAACACCGCCTGGGGAGCACTCGTGGTTACGGTCGCGCTCGTGATCCCAATCGGATCGATCTTCGTTAATCTGCTCGCAGAACTCGGCGGCCTGCAATTCATCGGCACACTCGCACAACCGATTATGCGTCCTGCGTTCAATCTCCCTGGCCGATCAGCCCTCGATGGTGCGGCATCATGGCTCGGCTCGTTCAGCATCGGGTACTATCTTACCCGCAACGTCTTCGACCGGGGAGGATACAACAAGCGGGAAGTGTTCGTGATTTGTACCTGTTTCGCAACCGCGAACGTGGGGACGGTTGGGGCAGTCGCAGCCCTTCTCGGTCTCCTCCATCTCTTTCCGGTCATTATCCTGCTGTACCTCATCGCGACCCTTCTCGTCGCGGCAATCCTCGTCCGGATTCCACCACTCTCGATGGTCCCCAACGAATACATCGCGGAGCCGGATCCAGAGCCGGAGTTTACCGGGACCATCGGAGAGTACGTTCGATTCGCCTTCAACAACGGCGTGAAAACGGCGAAGGAAGGCGAGTCGATCCTTCGAACGTCAGTCGTCGGCTTCGTCGACGGTTTGAAACTCGCCGGGATGGTCGTCGGGTCGGTACTGACGATGTCGATGGTCGTCCTCCTCGTCGAGGAATACACTGCGTTCTTTGAGTACATCGCCATGCCGTTCGTACCGCTCATGTCGATCCTCGCTATCCCGGATCCGCAAACGGCAACGATCGGCGTCATCCTCGGCGGTGCGGAGTTCTTCATCGGTGCGTCGTTCGTCGTCGAAGCCAGCGTTACCACGCAAGTATTCGTCGTGATCGTGACGGGCGCTCAAGCGATTTTCTTTTCGGCACCAGCTCCGATGATGGTCGACATGTTCGATGACGTTCCGATGCGGTTCCGGGATCTATTCCTCCTGCTGATTCTCCGAACCGTATTGCTCGTCCCCATCGCTGCGGCCCTAACCCACGGGGCCACGGCTATCGGCCTTATATAG
- a CDS encoding IclR family transcriptional regulator, which produces MAPGKDPNRRVKTTDTVLEILATLQSMNGATLVELTDELEFAKSTIHSHLTTLESSKYVVKNDGMYELSLKFLDHGMFVKNERAISRLGGAILENLAAETGEVAWLIVEEHGEAVYLDKAMGENAVQTHARVGGRAHLHHLATGKLILAYLPDERVEEIITRYGLPELTPNTITDPDELRAELDQIRDDGIAFNDKETVTGLRAIGAPVLGEDTIHGAICVSGPANRLTVDRCHDEIKPLLLEATNELELKLQYPLN; this is translated from the coding sequence ATGGCTCCAGGAAAAGACCCGAATCGCCGGGTCAAAACGACTGATACAGTACTCGAGATACTTGCCACATTACAATCGATGAACGGCGCAACGCTAGTGGAACTGACGGACGAGCTCGAGTTCGCGAAGAGCACGATACACAGTCACCTCACGACGTTAGAGAGCAGCAAGTACGTCGTCAAGAACGACGGGATGTACGAACTGAGCCTCAAATTCCTCGACCACGGCATGTTCGTCAAGAACGAGCGTGCTATCTCTCGACTCGGAGGTGCAATTCTCGAGAACCTCGCCGCCGAAACGGGGGAAGTGGCGTGGCTCATCGTCGAAGAGCATGGGGAGGCGGTGTATCTCGACAAAGCGATGGGGGAAAACGCCGTTCAGACGCATGCGAGGGTCGGTGGTCGAGCACACCTTCACCATCTCGCCACGGGAAAGTTGATTCTGGCGTACCTTCCTGACGAGCGTGTCGAAGAAATTATTACCCGATACGGGTTACCCGAACTCACCCCAAACACGATCACTGATCCCGACGAACTACGGGCCGAGCTCGATCAAATCCGCGATGACGGCATCGCGTTCAACGACAAGGAAACCGTCACCGGACTCCGAGCGATCGGCGCCCCAGTGCTTGGTGAGGACACGATTCACGGAGCGATTTGCGTCTCTGGGCCCGCAAACCGACTCACCGTCGACCGCTGTCACGACGAGATCAAACCACTGTTGCTCGAGGCGACGAACGAACTCGAATTGAAACTGCAGTACCCATTGAATTGA
- a CDS encoding ABC transporter ATP-binding protein — MATNSSSTGRVASQGSTEDPIFEIENARVTYNDGKTCVLDDVTVDIDRHEVLGIVGESGSGKSMFASALLDAIPDPGVLSGQIRYNRSDGSSVDLLELSDEELRRFRWEEVSMVFQGAMSSFNPTMKIGGHFRETLTAHDKNVSEGLEFARELLENLYLEPERVLEAYPHELSGGMQQRALIALSMVLDPEVLVMDEPTAALDLLMQRSILTLLNDLQSEYDLTIVFITHDLPLVASLADRMAIIYAFQFAEIGPRDEIIGRSAHPYTRKLLNATPNIDAPLEEMQPIEGEGPAPVSLPSGCRFEPRCPLATEDCRSIDPPLTSIGHADGTHRSACHHWETAREEIPLNFGETASNFEDPVPTETAGTATEDRVSESNGPALLSLDDVEVHFTEEQGLFERFSEEPNTVRAVDGVSLEIEEQDLICLLGESGCGKTTLGKTMIGLERPTDGSIEYRGQDIWEAKAGDGEIPYDEIRSALQIIHQDPGSALNSNRRIVDILSEPLRHTHPNSSTTERRQRMHSLLERIGMAPADEFLDRYPHQLSGGEKQRVALARALLMNPNAILADEAISAVDVSLRIEIMDLMLELQSEFETSFLFISHDLSNARYFAEHGDGRIAVMYLGEIVEIGSAERLINDPRHPYTEVLRWATPDLDLDSMEAGTPPLREVDVPDPIDPPSGCRFHTRCPVARQACREDHPELRDIADGDGKAACFREDPTHEYWDSEPLEGATAERDGLAEAED; from the coding sequence ATGGCTACCAATAGTTCATCAACCGGCCGCGTCGCATCGCAGGGAAGCACCGAAGATCCGATCTTCGAGATCGAGAACGCGAGAGTCACCTACAACGACGGGAAAACGTGTGTTCTCGACGACGTTACCGTCGACATCGATCGCCACGAAGTCCTCGGAATCGTCGGCGAGAGTGGAAGCGGAAAATCGATGTTCGCTTCCGCGCTGCTCGACGCAATCCCCGACCCCGGAGTTCTCAGCGGACAGATTCGGTATAACCGCAGCGACGGGTCGTCAGTCGATCTTCTGGAGTTGAGCGACGAAGAACTCCGACGGTTCCGCTGGGAAGAGGTGTCGATGGTATTCCAGGGTGCGATGAGTTCGTTCAACCCGACGATGAAGATCGGCGGTCACTTCAGGGAGACGCTCACGGCTCACGATAAGAACGTCTCAGAGGGACTCGAGTTCGCCCGCGAACTCCTCGAGAATCTGTATCTCGAACCGGAACGCGTCCTCGAGGCGTATCCCCACGAACTTTCGGGCGGAATGCAACAGCGAGCGCTGATCGCGCTGAGTATGGTCCTCGATCCAGAGGTGTTAGTGATGGACGAACCGACGGCCGCGCTGGACCTGTTGATGCAGCGGTCGATTCTCACACTGTTGAACGACCTGCAGAGCGAGTACGATCTGACGATCGTTTTCATCACTCACGACCTGCCGCTGGTCGCGTCGCTCGCAGACCGAATGGCGATTATCTACGCGTTCCAGTTCGCCGAGATCGGGCCGCGCGACGAGATTATCGGCCGGTCGGCGCATCCGTACACGCGGAAACTACTGAACGCGACGCCGAATATCGATGCACCCCTCGAGGAGATGCAACCGATCGAGGGTGAGGGGCCGGCCCCGGTGAGCCTGCCATCCGGCTGCCGGTTCGAACCGCGATGTCCGCTCGCGACCGAGGACTGTCGGTCGATCGATCCGCCGCTGACCTCGATCGGCCATGCCGACGGTACGCACCGATCGGCGTGTCACCACTGGGAGACCGCTCGCGAAGAGATTCCGCTCAATTTCGGGGAGACAGCGTCCAACTTCGAGGACCCCGTTCCGACCGAGACCGCAGGCACGGCGACGGAAGACCGCGTGAGCGAGTCGAACGGGCCAGCGCTCCTCTCACTCGACGATGTTGAGGTCCACTTCACCGAAGAACAGGGGCTATTCGAACGGTTCTCCGAGGAACCAAACACGGTCCGGGCAGTCGACGGGGTTTCGCTCGAGATCGAGGAGCAGGATCTCATCTGCTTATTGGGTGAGAGCGGCTGTGGCAAGACGACCCTCGGGAAAACGATGATTGGGCTCGAACGTCCGACCGACGGCTCGATCGAGTACCGCGGACAGGACATCTGGGAGGCGAAAGCCGGTGACGGCGAGATACCGTACGACGAAATTCGATCGGCCCTCCAGATCATCCACCAGGACCCCGGAAGCGCGCTCAATTCGAACCGGCGCATCGTCGACATTCTCTCGGAGCCGCTTCGACACACCCATCCGAACAGCAGTACCACCGAACGCCGGCAACGAATGCACTCCCTGCTCGAGCGGATCGGGATGGCGCCGGCCGACGAGTTCCTCGATCGATACCCCCACCAGCTCTCGGGCGGGGAGAAACAGCGCGTCGCGCTCGCTCGAGCACTGTTGATGAACCCGAACGCGATCCTCGCCGACGAGGCTATCAGCGCGGTCGACGTGTCGTTGCGAATCGAAATCATGGATCTAATGCTGGAACTGCAGTCCGAGTTCGAAACCTCGTTCCTCTTTATCTCCCACGATCTTTCGAACGCGCGGTACTTCGCAGAGCACGGCGACGGACGAATTGCCGTGATGTACCTGGGCGAAATCGTGGAGATCGGCTCCGCCGAGCGGCTCATCAACGACCCTCGCCATCCGTACACCGAGGTGCTCCGGTGGGCGACTCCGGATCTGGATCTCGATTCGATGGAGGCCGGCACGCCGCCGCTTCGAGAGGTTGACGTTCCCGATCCGATCGATCCGCCGTCGGGATGCCGGTTCCACACGCGGTGTCCGGTCGCTCGTCAAGCGTGTCGCGAAGACCACCCAGAACTCCGTGATATCGCCGATGGGGACGGGAAAGCCGCGTGCTTCCGCGAAGACCCGACCCACGAGTACTGGGACAGCGAGCCTCTCGAGGGCGCCACAGCGGAGCGAGACGGGCTCGCGGAAGCGGAAGACTGA
- a CDS encoding IclR family transcriptional regulator domain-containing protein, whose protein sequence is MVTLTGVVTPYLQRLAEDTGETVWFLIEEYGVGVYLEHAAGKATHQNSTFHRGRSYLDCHAGGKAILAHLLAERVTVIIDTHGLPAMTENTITSRSALSDELDGLVSKSTLRTIASNSRVLKQ, encoded by the coding sequence ATGGTTACCCTCACAGGAGTTGTAACGCCCTATTTGCAGCGATTAGCCGAGGACACAGGTGAGACAGTGTGGTTTCTCATAGAGGAGTATGGCGTAGGCGTATATCTAGAACATGCTGCGGGAAAGGCAACCCATCAAAACAGCACATTCCATAGGGGGCGATCGTACCTGGATTGTCATGCAGGTGGAAAAGCGATTCTTGCACACTTGCTCGCTGAGCGGGTAACTGTGATTATTGACACCCACGGTCTTCCGGCGATGACGGAAAACACGATCACCTCCCGATCGGCGCTCTCGGACGAACTGGACGGATTAGTGAGCAAGAGTACGCTCAGAACTATAGCGAGCAACTCGAGGGTACTAAAGCAGTGA
- a CDS encoding maleate cis-trans isomerase family protein produces MNDSFRIGLIVPSSNVTMETEIPAMLNTRPDLYGEEFTFHSSRMRMQSVTQEELEQMDEQSKHCATLLSDARCDVLAYACLIGIMAQGPGYHEESEAALHQQTVENGGDAPVVTSAGALVRAIKRLEADKIALIAPYVEELTQTMIDYFESAGVDVIDYETLECPDNLEVAQLDQRNLVNIAADLDTDAADALVLSSCVQMPSLNSIQAAEDTLGLPVFSAATATTYEILDNLGLSTQVPGAGRLLSGGLNEGH; encoded by the coding sequence ATGAACGATAGTTTCCGTATCGGACTGATTGTACCCAGTTCGAACGTTACGATGGAGACGGAGATACCGGCAATGTTGAACACCCGCCCGGACCTCTACGGCGAGGAGTTTACGTTCCATTCGAGTCGCATGCGAATGCAGAGCGTCACACAGGAGGAACTCGAGCAGATGGACGAGCAGTCAAAACACTGTGCGACCCTGCTATCGGACGCCCGCTGTGATGTCCTCGCGTATGCCTGTCTTATTGGAATCATGGCCCAGGGCCCGGGCTACCACGAAGAGAGCGAGGCGGCGCTTCACCAGCAGACCGTCGAAAACGGCGGCGACGCGCCAGTCGTGACCAGTGCTGGCGCACTCGTTCGCGCGATCAAACGGCTCGAGGCCGATAAAATCGCGTTGATCGCCCCGTACGTGGAAGAACTCACCCAGACGATGATCGACTACTTCGAGAGTGCCGGTGTTGATGTGATCGACTACGAGACGCTCGAGTGCCCCGACAATCTGGAAGTCGCTCAGCTCGATCAGCGGAACCTCGTGAATATCGCCGCCGATCTCGACACCGACGCTGCCGACGCACTGGTTCTCTCATCGTGTGTCCAGATGCCGTCCCTCAACTCGATCCAGGCCGCAGAGGATACGCTCGGGCTTCCGGTCTTCTCTGCGGCGACCGCAACTACCTACGAGATTCTCGATAATCTCGGTCTCAGTACGCAGGTTCCCGGTGCAGGGCGGCTCCTGTCAGGCGGCCTCAATGAGGGCCACTAA
- a CDS encoding ABC transporter permease, with product MNYYIKRTAQIPLTILAVATLTFGLIRLLPGGPFTQLRLELLQQGIPADQVDARIETLQNIRPDAPLWQQYLDYLVGIAQLDFGQSISLNQPVAEVVARALPWTVFLVVVSTILMFIIGVLIGALQAYWEGSKFDQVTSGGSIFLMSVPYYIFAVIFLFVLGYQLSLFPTGNAVARGVENTVSLAYLSSVLHHAALPIIAFTISGIGSTALNMRGNGIQVLGEEYVEVARLRGLSNNRIATRYVARNAILPMYTSLLLLIGFRLGGTVVLEEIFSYPGLGNYMIQAVKANDYPLMMGCFLVITTTLVVAVYIADLTYGLIDPRISAGDSDEY from the coding sequence ATGAACTACTACATCAAGCGAACGGCACAGATCCCGCTTACAATTCTCGCAGTAGCGACGCTCACGTTCGGCTTGATTCGGCTGCTTCCGGGCGGGCCGTTCACGCAGTTACGGCTCGAACTCCTCCAACAGGGTATCCCAGCCGATCAAGTCGATGCGCGTATCGAAACACTACAGAACATCAGGCCGGATGCACCGCTCTGGCAACAGTACCTCGACTATTTGGTCGGAATCGCCCAACTGGACTTCGGTCAGTCGATCTCTCTTAACCAACCCGTCGCGGAAGTGGTGGCCAGAGCGCTCCCGTGGACTGTCTTCCTTGTCGTGGTATCGACGATTTTGATGTTCATTATCGGCGTATTGATCGGCGCGCTCCAAGCGTATTGGGAAGGATCGAAGTTCGACCAGGTTACGTCGGGCGGGTCGATCTTTCTAATGTCGGTTCCGTACTACATCTTCGCGGTGATCTTCCTCTTCGTTTTGGGGTATCAGCTCAGTCTTTTCCCGACCGGGAACGCCGTCGCCCGTGGCGTCGAGAACACCGTTAGCCTCGCGTATCTCTCGAGCGTACTCCACCACGCTGCGTTGCCGATCATCGCGTTCACTATCAGCGGAATCGGTTCGACGGCGCTCAACATGCGAGGGAACGGTATCCAGGTGCTCGGCGAAGAGTACGTCGAAGTCGCCAGGCTTCGTGGCCTTTCGAACAATCGCATCGCAACCCGATATGTCGCGAGGAACGCGATCCTCCCGATGTACACGAGTCTTCTCCTGTTGATTGGATTCCGTCTTGGCGGCACCGTCGTCCTCGAGGAGATTTTCTCGTACCCCGGACTCGGCAATTACATGATTCAGGCAGTGAAAGCGAACGACTATCCGCTCATGATGGGGTGTTTCCTCGTTATCACGACGACGCTCGTCGTGGCGGTCTACATCGCTGACCTGACGTACGGTCTTATCGATCCGCGTATCAGTGCGGGTGATTCTGATGAGTACTGA
- a CDS encoding amidohydrolase family protein encodes MGSSVRRLDSRTEVPDEAFEDEIVDLDFHVNPQEEELLEYVEDDRALDKLTTEFGATPVMGKWDAAYAIKEGQEGLFTQGRAKYAEDVREACEPIAVDEPIVNAGINNLPLQHHPVLKNAVCQAANDYMIDHFVDEGVYTSMMVPKWDPEYAVEEIDRVADEDGIVAAYSWFDPKVPWGNEQFDPVFDALVENNLPLVLHGSLAYWPQHSHVGDDMLTWTEVLGFDWPIHAMVNVVNMIMRGVFDKYPDLDVVIQEGGHWWVPFLRYRMDEFYEMHPEDIQITPRKMDSGDRYLERAPSEYLRDNIYLCTQPFALPRNAGAAENLLDLSMASDMFIYSSDWPHQTLDPPTWFYTSRAFDEHTRERILNGNAKDILDI; translated from the coding sequence ATGGGATCATCTGTCAGGCGATTAGACAGCAGAACCGAAGTTCCGGATGAGGCGTTCGAAGATGAAATCGTCGATCTGGATTTCCACGTCAATCCACAGGAAGAAGAGTTGCTAGAGTACGTAGAGGACGACCGCGCACTCGATAAGTTGACGACTGAGTTCGGTGCGACGCCGGTAATGGGCAAGTGGGACGCAGCCTACGCCATCAAAGAAGGCCAGGAAGGGTTGTTCACGCAGGGTCGGGCGAAATACGCCGAGGACGTTCGCGAGGCGTGTGAGCCCATCGCCGTCGACGAACCGATCGTCAACGCAGGCATCAACAACCTCCCTCTCCAGCATCATCCAGTTTTGAAAAACGCCGTCTGTCAGGCGGCCAACGATTATATGATCGACCACTTCGTCGACGAGGGGGTCTACACTTCGATGATGGTCCCGAAGTGGGATCCCGAATACGCCGTCGAGGAGATCGACCGCGTCGCCGACGAGGACGGGATCGTCGCGGCCTACTCCTGGTTCGATCCGAAGGTTCCGTGGGGGAACGAGCAGTTCGACCCCGTCTTCGATGCGCTCGTCGAGAACAACCTACCGCTCGTGCTTCACGGCTCGCTCGCCTACTGGCCACAGCACTCACACGTCGGCGACGATATGCTCACCTGGACGGAGGTGCTCGGTTTCGACTGGCCGATTCACGCGATGGTCAACGTCGTCAACATGATCATGCGGGGTGTCTTCGATAAATACCCAGACCTCGACGTCGTGATTCAAGAGGGCGGCCACTGGTGGGTGCCGTTCCTGCGCTACCGGATGGACGAGTTCTACGAAATGCATCCGGAGGACATCCAGATCACGCCCCGCAAGATGGACTCCGGTGACAGGTATCTCGAGCGAGCACCAAGCGAGTACCTCCGAGACAACATCTACCTCTGTACGCAGCCGTTTGCACTGCCGCGCAACGCCGGCGCCGCGGAGAATCTTCTCGACCTCTCGATGGCCAGCGACATGTTCATTTACTCGAGTGACTGGCCACATCAGACGCTGGATCCGCCGACGTGGTTCTACACCTCTCGTGCATTCGACGAGCACACGCGTGAACGAATCCTCAACGGGAACGCCAAAGACATTCTCGACATCTAG